A genomic segment from Actinoplanes sichuanensis encodes:
- a CDS encoding LmeA family phospholipid-binding protein, with amino-acid sequence MSTLLTGLGLGRLLHRAAHAPATRRRWIIRIGAGATVLIALGGAAYALPVPFLDRLVADQVVDRVSAQVSCAQVTVGGDRLLAQALSGTLSEVRLTVPDATLSGVRHASFTATLHDVSQPADDQTHVGAMNAAITIGFANMPTVEGTTAPTYRRADDGGLMVDTVVPAEASENVKAKLFLKMRIAGDSAEAVPQQLEIFGRKVAAAKASSLTGGVRKQDLPELPAGVTYRSITPRADGLHVALAGVATQALNTLPTQVGDQTVTYSAADGLLGISTAIKVEPIIDVPLTIRAEPRLDGDSLTLFPRLVHILGKDRETDDFLSKIVLSQIDEKDLTRKLPALPSGVRYQAVEVDPQGVHVTVGGTTIQSFSVLKQPEGGQPTTFGAEGGFLTASTKGSTQDTKIQLYAQPKITGNTLDISPQEIEMFGTRFPAARVLSQVKSAPTTYPLQELPTNLTYQSVEVTPTGLLIKLEGRDVTLAKGALGGGAC; translated from the coding sequence ATGTCCACGTTGCTCACCGGCCTTGGGCTGGGCCGACTGCTCCATCGCGCCGCGCATGCCCCGGCCACCCGCCGACGGTGGATCATCCGGATCGGGGCCGGTGCCACCGTCCTGATCGCCCTCGGCGGCGCCGCCTACGCCCTGCCCGTCCCGTTTCTCGACCGGCTGGTCGCCGACCAGGTCGTCGACCGGGTCAGCGCCCAGGTCTCCTGTGCGCAGGTCACCGTCGGCGGTGACCGTCTGCTGGCCCAGGCGCTGTCCGGCACCCTGTCCGAGGTGCGGCTCACCGTGCCGGACGCGACGCTCTCCGGGGTGCGGCACGCGTCGTTCACGGCCACCCTGCACGACGTGAGCCAACCGGCCGACGACCAGACCCACGTCGGCGCGATGAACGCGGCCATCACGATCGGCTTCGCGAACATGCCCACCGTCGAGGGGACCACCGCCCCCACCTACCGGCGGGCCGACGACGGCGGCCTGATGGTCGACACCGTGGTGCCGGCCGAGGCGTCCGAGAACGTCAAGGCGAAACTGTTCCTCAAGATGCGCATCGCCGGTGACAGCGCCGAAGCGGTGCCGCAGCAGCTGGAGATCTTCGGTCGTAAGGTGGCCGCGGCCAAGGCCTCGTCGCTGACCGGCGGCGTACGCAAGCAGGACCTGCCCGAACTGCCGGCCGGCGTGACCTACCGGTCGATCACCCCGCGCGCCGACGGCCTGCACGTGGCGCTGGCCGGGGTCGCCACCCAGGCCCTGAACACCCTGCCCACCCAGGTCGGCGACCAGACGGTCACCTATTCGGCGGCCGACGGGCTGCTCGGCATCTCCACCGCGATCAAGGTCGAACCGATCATCGACGTGCCGCTCACCATCCGCGCCGAGCCCCGGCTGGACGGCGACTCGCTCACCCTGTTCCCGCGCCTGGTGCACATCCTCGGCAAGGACCGCGAGACCGACGACTTCCTTTCCAAGATCGTGCTCTCCCAGATCGACGAGAAGGACCTGACCCGCAAACTCCCGGCCCTGCCGTCCGGAGTGCGATACCAGGCGGTCGAGGTGGACCCGCAGGGCGTGCACGTCACGGTCGGCGGCACCACGATCCAGTCGTTCTCCGTCCTGAAACAACCGGAGGGCGGACAGCCGACCACGTTCGGCGCCGAGGGCGGCTTCCTGACCGCGTCGACCAAGGGTTCGACCCAGGACACCAAGATCCAGCTGTACGCCCAACCGAAGATCACCGGGAACACTCTGGACATCTCCCCGCAGGAGATCGAGATGTTCGGCACCCGTTTCCCGGCGGCCCGCGTGCTGTCCCAGGTGAAGTCGGCTCCGACCACGTACCCGCTGCAGGAACTGCCCACCAACCTGACCTATCAGAGCGTGGAGGTGACCCCGACCGGCCTGCTGATCAAGCTGGAGGGCCGGGACGTGACCCTGGCCAAGGGCGCCCTCGGCGGCGGCGCCTGCTGA